ACTTTTCTTAAAGGATTGTCCTAAACTAAATCCTGATATTTCTTTTGCGGAATTGGCAAAATATCCTTTATCAGGAGGCAAGATAAAAAACGCGGTAATAAAAACTGTTATGAAATGCGGCCAAGAAAATAGAGAAATTACTCTCCAAGACCTAATAAAATCAGTAAAAGAAGAAATGACAGAAACCTTGGGAAAGGAAGAGAGAATTGGGTTTGTGAGTTAGAGAATTTAAAGGGTTAAGAAGATTTTTCTTGGCAGACGCAGGGAATTCTTTTACACTTGGGGCAACCTTTTTTGTATTTCTCAATTGCCTTTTCCATATCAATTCCGTATAAACTTGCTAAGGTTACAAGCCAAGCAAAAGTATCGGCAAATTCTTCTTCCTTCTCTTTTTTAGTTCCTTTTCTTAATGCCTT
This window of the candidate division WOR-3 bacterium genome carries:
- a CDS encoding MazG nucleotide pyrophosphohydrolase domain-containing protein, producing MRIREFQKLIEKIYYQKDKKRGKEKTFLWFCEEVGELAKALRKGTKKEKEEEFADTFAWLVTLASLYGIDMEKAIEKYKKGCPKCKRIPCVCQEKSS